Proteins found in one Brachypodium distachyon strain Bd21 chromosome 5, Brachypodium_distachyon_v3.0, whole genome shotgun sequence genomic segment:
- the LOC100835185 gene encoding G-type lectin S-receptor-like serine/threonine-protein kinase At2g19130 isoform X1 — MSLFLILFGFLLSLHFPICCAAIDTITSRQALVGNERLVSSNGKFALGFFQTGSKSSHNTLNWYLGIWYNNVPKLTPVWIADGHNPVTDPTSLELTISDDGNLVIINKVTISIIWSTQMNTTSNNTIAMLLNSGNLILQNSSNSSNLLWQSFDYPTDTFLPGIKLGWNKVTGLNRRLISRKNVIDLAPGRYTAQLDPSGANQYFLTLLNSSIPYWSSGIWNGQYFPSIPEMAGPFILNFTFVNNDQEKYFTYNLLDETIVFHHVLDVSGRTKSFVWLESSQDWVMTYAQPRVQCDVFAVCGPFTICNDNALPFCNCMKGFSIRSPDEWELEDRTGGCVRNTPLDCSINQSTSMQDSFYPMTCVGLPNNGHNRGDATSADKCAEVCLGNCTCTAYSYGNNGCFLWHGEIINVKQQQCGDSANTNTLYLRLADEVVQRLQSNTHRIIIGTVIGASVALFGLLSLFLLLMIKRNKRLSANRTENIKGGEGIIAFRYADLQHATKNFSEKLGAGGFGSVFKGFLNDSCAVAVKRLDGANQGEKQFRAEVRSIGIIQHINLVKLYGFCTEGDSRLLVYEHVQNCSLDAHLFHSNASVLKWSIRHQIALGVARGLAYLHDSCRDCIIHCDIKPENILLDASFVPKIADFGMAKFLGRDFSQVLTTMRGTIGYLAPEWISGTVITAKVDVYSYSMLLLEILSGKRNSGTQCTSGDDYVYFPVQVANKLLEGDVETLVDNNLHGDVHLEQVERAFKVACWCIQDDEFDRPTMGEVVQYLEGFREVEIPPMPRLLQAIAGNPHSTSYGYLNRASQEAEKLQHDGDCADFRAPGGSLLT, encoded by the exons ATGtctcttttcctcatccttttTGGATTTCTCTTGTCACTACACTTCCCCATTTGTTGTGCTGCCATAGACACCATTACATCCAGGCAAGCACTTGTCGGCAATGAGAGGTTAGTCTCCAGCAACGGCAAGTTCGCTCTCGGCTTCTTCCAGACAGGCAGTAAGTCCTCCCACAACACCTTGAACTGGTACCTAGGCATATGGTACAACAATGTCCCCAAGCTAACTCCGGTATGGATCGCAGACGGTCATAACCCAGTCACAGACCCCACCTCATTGGAGCTGACAATATCAGATGACGGAAACCTTGTCATCATAAACAAGGTCACCATATCCATCATCTGGTCGACCCAAATGAATACCACAAGCAACAATACCATTGCTATGCTATTGAATAGTGGGAACCTCATCCTACAGAATTCCTCAAACTCGTCCAATTTGTTGTGGCAGAGCTTTGACTACCCCACAGATACCTTCCTCCCTGGTATAAAACTTGGTTGGAACAAGGTCACTGGTCTGAATCGTCGTCTGATTTCTAGGAAGAATGTGATCGACCTAGCTCCTGGCAGATACACTGCACAATTAGACCCAAGTGGTGCCAATCAGTACTTCCTTACACTGCTGAACTCATCCATACCATATTGGTCGAGTGGGATATGGAATGGCCAATACTTTCCGTCAATACCAGAGATGGCAGGCCCctttattttaaattttacATTTGTCAACAATGACCAAGAGAAGTACTTTACATATAACTTACTAGATGAGACAATCGTGTTCCATCATGTGTTGGATGTCTCAGGTCGAACAAAGtcatttgtttggttggagaGCTCACAGGATTGGGTGATGACCTACGCCCAACCCAGAGTTCAGTGTGATGTCTTTGCTGTTTGTGGACCATTCACTATTTGTAATGATAATGCACTTCCTTTCTGCAACTGTATGAAGGGATTCTCTATCAGATCGCCCGATGAGTGGGAGCTAGAAGATCGAACAGGCGGATGTGTGAGAAATACTCCATTAGACTGCAGTATCAACCAAAGCACAAGTATGCAAGACAGTTTCTACCCTATGACATGTGTTGGATTGCCCAATAACGGCCACAATAGAGGAGATGCTACAAGTGCAGATAAATGTGCAGAAGTTTGTCTGGGAAACTGCACTTGCACTGCATACTCCTATGGTAACAATGGATGTTTTCTTTGGCATGGCGAAATAATTAATGTGAAACAGCAACAATGTGGTGATAGTGCTAATACTAACACCCTTTACCTTCGCCTTGCCGATGAAGTGGTGCAAAGGCTACAAAGCAACACACACCGAATAATCATCGGCACTGTCATTGGTGCAAGTGTTGCTTTGTTCGGTTTATTGTCACTCTTCTTGCTATTGATGATTAAGAGGAACAAGAGGTTGTCTGCTAATAGAACGGAAAACATTAAAGGTGGTGAGGGCATTATTGCGTTTAGATACGCTGATTTGCAACATGCAACAAAAAACTTCTCTGAGAAGCTAGGGGCAGGTGGTTTTGGTTCTGTATTCAAGGGATTTTTGAATGACTCTTGTGCCGTAGCAGTTAAAAGGCTTGATGGTGCTAACCAAGGAGAGAAGCAATTCAGAGCTGAAGTAAGATCAATCGGAATCATTCAGCATATCAATCTAGTAAAACTATATGGCTTTTGCACTGAGGGTGATAGTAGGTTGCTTGTCTACGAACATGTGCAAAATTGTTCTCTTGATGCTCATTTATTTCATAGTAATGCTTCAGTTTTGAAATGGAGCATTAGGCATCAGATAGCTCTCGGAGTTGCTAGAGGACTGGCATACTTGCATGACAGTTGCCGGGATTGCATCATACATTGTGATATTAAGCCAGAGAACATACTTCTTGATGCGTCATTTGTTCCAAAAATCGCAGATTTTGGGATGGCAAAGTTCCTCGGAAGGGATTTTAGTCAAGTTCTCACTACAATGAGAGGAACAATAGGATATCTTGCACCTGAATGGATTAGCGGAACTGTTATTACAGCAAAAGTTGATGTCTACAGCTACAGCATGCTTTTATTGGAAATTTTATCAGGAAAGAGGAACTCAGGTACACAATGTACGAGTGGTGATGATTATGTCTATTTCCCTGTGCAAGTTGCAAATAAGCTACTGGAAGGAGACGTGGAGACTTTGGTGGACAACAATCTACATGGTGATGTCCATTTGGAGCAGGTGGAAAGAGCTTTCAAGGTTGCATGTTGGTGTATCCAAGATGATGAGTTTGATCGACCCACAATGGGTGAAGTTGTTCAATATCTTGAAGGTTTTCGTGAAGTCGAAATACCCCCAATGCCAAGACTACTTCAAGCTATTGCAGGGAATCCACATTCAACAT CTTATGGGTATCTGAACCGAGCTTCGCAAGAGGCAGAGAAACTGCAACATGACGGAGACTGTGCAGACTTCagagcaccaggcggctcACTCTTGACATGA
- the LOC100835185 gene encoding G-type lectin S-receptor-like serine/threonine-protein kinase At2g19130 isoform X2, producing the protein MSLFLILFGFLLSLHFPICCAAIDTITSRQALVGNERLVSSNGKFALGFFQTGNGHNPVTDPTSLELTISDDGNLVIINKVTISIIWSTQMNTTSNNTIAMLLNSGNLILQNSSNSSNLLWQSFDYPTDTFLPGIKLGWNKVTGLNRRLISRKNVIDLAPGRYTAQLDPSGANQYFLTLLNSSIPYWSSGIWNGQYFPSIPEMAGPFILNFTFVNNDQEKYFTYNLLDETIVFHHVLDVSGRTKSFVWLESSQDWVMTYAQPRVQCDVFAVCGPFTICNDNALPFCNCMKGFSIRSPDEWELEDRTGGCVRNTPLDCSINQSTSMQDSFYPMTCVGLPNNGHNRGDATSADKCAEVCLGNCTCTAYSYGNNGCFLWHGEIINVKQQQCGDSANTNTLYLRLADEVVQRLQSNTHRIIIGTVIGASVALFGLLSLFLLLMIKRNKRLSANRTENIKGGEGIIAFRYADLQHATKNFSEKLGAGGFGSVFKGFLNDSCAVAVKRLDGANQGEKQFRAEVRSIGIIQHINLVKLYGFCTEGDSRLLVYEHVQNCSLDAHLFHSNASVLKWSIRHQIALGVARGLAYLHDSCRDCIIHCDIKPENILLDASFVPKIADFGMAKFLGRDFSQVLTTMRGTIGYLAPEWISGTVITAKVDVYSYSMLLLEILSGKRNSGTQCTSGDDYVYFPVQVANKLLEGDVETLVDNNLHGDVHLEQVERAFKVACWCIQDDEFDRPTMGEVVQYLEGFREVEIPPMPRLLQAIAGNPHSTSYGYLNRASQEAEKLQHDGDCADFRAPGGSLLT; encoded by the exons ATGtctcttttcctcatccttttTGGATTTCTCTTGTCACTACACTTCCCCATTTGTTGTGCTGCCATAGACACCATTACATCCAGGCAAGCACTTGTCGGCAATGAGAGGTTAGTCTCCAGCAACGGCAAGTTCGCTCTCGGCTTCTTCCAGACAGGCA ACGGTCATAACCCAGTCACAGACCCCACCTCATTGGAGCTGACAATATCAGATGACGGAAACCTTGTCATCATAAACAAGGTCACCATATCCATCATCTGGTCGACCCAAATGAATACCACAAGCAACAATACCATTGCTATGCTATTGAATAGTGGGAACCTCATCCTACAGAATTCCTCAAACTCGTCCAATTTGTTGTGGCAGAGCTTTGACTACCCCACAGATACCTTCCTCCCTGGTATAAAACTTGGTTGGAACAAGGTCACTGGTCTGAATCGTCGTCTGATTTCTAGGAAGAATGTGATCGACCTAGCTCCTGGCAGATACACTGCACAATTAGACCCAAGTGGTGCCAATCAGTACTTCCTTACACTGCTGAACTCATCCATACCATATTGGTCGAGTGGGATATGGAATGGCCAATACTTTCCGTCAATACCAGAGATGGCAGGCCCctttattttaaattttacATTTGTCAACAATGACCAAGAGAAGTACTTTACATATAACTTACTAGATGAGACAATCGTGTTCCATCATGTGTTGGATGTCTCAGGTCGAACAAAGtcatttgtttggttggagaGCTCACAGGATTGGGTGATGACCTACGCCCAACCCAGAGTTCAGTGTGATGTCTTTGCTGTTTGTGGACCATTCACTATTTGTAATGATAATGCACTTCCTTTCTGCAACTGTATGAAGGGATTCTCTATCAGATCGCCCGATGAGTGGGAGCTAGAAGATCGAACAGGCGGATGTGTGAGAAATACTCCATTAGACTGCAGTATCAACCAAAGCACAAGTATGCAAGACAGTTTCTACCCTATGACATGTGTTGGATTGCCCAATAACGGCCACAATAGAGGAGATGCTACAAGTGCAGATAAATGTGCAGAAGTTTGTCTGGGAAACTGCACTTGCACTGCATACTCCTATGGTAACAATGGATGTTTTCTTTGGCATGGCGAAATAATTAATGTGAAACAGCAACAATGTGGTGATAGTGCTAATACTAACACCCTTTACCTTCGCCTTGCCGATGAAGTGGTGCAAAGGCTACAAAGCAACACACACCGAATAATCATCGGCACTGTCATTGGTGCAAGTGTTGCTTTGTTCGGTTTATTGTCACTCTTCTTGCTATTGATGATTAAGAGGAACAAGAGGTTGTCTGCTAATAGAACGGAAAACATTAAAGGTGGTGAGGGCATTATTGCGTTTAGATACGCTGATTTGCAACATGCAACAAAAAACTTCTCTGAGAAGCTAGGGGCAGGTGGTTTTGGTTCTGTATTCAAGGGATTTTTGAATGACTCTTGTGCCGTAGCAGTTAAAAGGCTTGATGGTGCTAACCAAGGAGAGAAGCAATTCAGAGCTGAAGTAAGATCAATCGGAATCATTCAGCATATCAATCTAGTAAAACTATATGGCTTTTGCACTGAGGGTGATAGTAGGTTGCTTGTCTACGAACATGTGCAAAATTGTTCTCTTGATGCTCATTTATTTCATAGTAATGCTTCAGTTTTGAAATGGAGCATTAGGCATCAGATAGCTCTCGGAGTTGCTAGAGGACTGGCATACTTGCATGACAGTTGCCGGGATTGCATCATACATTGTGATATTAAGCCAGAGAACATACTTCTTGATGCGTCATTTGTTCCAAAAATCGCAGATTTTGGGATGGCAAAGTTCCTCGGAAGGGATTTTAGTCAAGTTCTCACTACAATGAGAGGAACAATAGGATATCTTGCACCTGAATGGATTAGCGGAACTGTTATTACAGCAAAAGTTGATGTCTACAGCTACAGCATGCTTTTATTGGAAATTTTATCAGGAAAGAGGAACTCAGGTACACAATGTACGAGTGGTGATGATTATGTCTATTTCCCTGTGCAAGTTGCAAATAAGCTACTGGAAGGAGACGTGGAGACTTTGGTGGACAACAATCTACATGGTGATGTCCATTTGGAGCAGGTGGAAAGAGCTTTCAAGGTTGCATGTTGGTGTATCCAAGATGATGAGTTTGATCGACCCACAATGGGTGAAGTTGTTCAATATCTTGAAGGTTTTCGTGAAGTCGAAATACCCCCAATGCCAAGACTACTTCAAGCTATTGCAGGGAATCCACATTCAACAT CTTATGGGTATCTGAACCGAGCTTCGCAAGAGGCAGAGAAACTGCAACATGACGGAGACTGTGCAGACTTCagagcaccaggcggctcACTCTTGACATGA
- the LOC100821161 gene encoding ubiquitin carboxyl-terminal hydrolase MINDY-3 → MGDRDEDEELQMALRMSLHGSPPAQPEPKRSKPPSTAGESPEAEARRKQRELMAAAAEKRRRSFASPATVVVAPPPPPAVVAEQTPSPQEDVKVESELTVVPMEEPKEAEVEVEEEEKGEELPPNIAEKLWTMVFGSRVSKAVLAQWSNQGIRFSSDPETTMGLVQHEGGPCGVLATVQAYVLKYILFFSDNLDNPEVSDPSYALGQRRFYQSSFAARDDFSSLTEDGKKRALVHAMVEILFLCGAGKKAVVAIVGGVNRGVSGSDSKQKIDPTLEGLSVESAMDFQKVLRVCTFTSRKDAFNMLLANIPLFESRLGAILFLISSLLSRGLELIQTDRDDPSQPLVTAPFGHASQEIVNLLLCGEAVPNVFDGKMDLGGGMSLKGIPNDVEVGFLTLLESLNLCKVGQYLKCPKWPIWVVGSESHYTVLFALNPNVQEENELEERESKIRRAFDAQDQSGGGGFISVEGFQQVLRDTDINFPPDKLEDLCNAGIIVWSEFWQALLQLDKRAGGMKDPTGLMGKKQFTMYHFNGIAKSVLNGNSSTGGSSPIQRPRICRLNVSVPPRWSQDEYLADVVSSSTSGSKDDSVLSLAPPVQTSQHAPLVDCIRTRWPRAVCNWAGDVPSIV, encoded by the exons ATGGGGGATCGGGATGAGGATGAGGAGCTCCAGATGGCGCTCCGCATGAGCCTGCACGgttcgccgccggcgcagcCGGAGCCCAAGCGCAGCAAACCCCCGTCGACCGCCGGGGAGTCGCCGGAGGCAGAGGCGCGCCGCAAGCAGCGAGAgctcatggccgccgccgccgagaagCGCCGTCGTTCCTTCGCCTCGCCCGCCACCGTCGTGgtagcgccgccaccgccacccgcCGTGGTGGCGGAGCAAACGCCCTCCCCGCAGGAGGACGTAAAGGTGGAGTCGGAACTAACCGTGGTACCTATGGAGGAACCCAAGGAGGCGGAAGTGGaggtggaagaggaggagaaaggggAGGAGTTACCTCCGAACATTGCTGAGAAGCTTTGGACCATGGTGTTTGGGAGCAGGGTTTCAAAGGCAGTGCTGGCGCAGTGGAGCAATCAGGGTATCAG ATTTAGCTCGGACCCAGAAACAACTATGGGGCTAGTACAGCATGAAGGTGGTCCTTGTGGTGTCTTAGCTACAGTACAG gCATATGTCCtcaaatatattttgtttttctctgaTAACTTGGATAATCCAGAGGTCAGTGATCCATCATATGCTTTGGGACAAAGACGCTTTTATCAGAGTTCTTTTGCTGCCAGGGATGATTTTTCTTCCCTAACTGAGGATGGAAAGAAGAG AGCATTGGTTCATGCTATGGTGGaaattctttttttatgtGGAGCTGGGAAAAAGGCTGTTGTGGCTATCGTTGGAGGTGTCAATCGTGGAGTAAGTGGATCTGATAGCAAGCAG AAAATTGATCCCACTTTGGAAGGCCTTTCTGTTGAATCAGCAATGGATTTCCAGAAAGTTCTTAGAGTATGTACATTTACCTCGAGGAAGGATGCATTCAACATGCTTCTGGCAAACATTCCTCTATTCGAAAGTCGACTGGGAGCCATTTTATTTCTCATCTCTTCTCTACTCTCACGGGGATTG GAACTTATCCAAACAGACAGGGATGATCCAAGCCAACCATTGGTCACAGCTCCATTTgggcatgcttcacag GAAATTGTGAATTTATTGCTTTGCGGAGAGGCTGTTCCAAATGTATTTGATGGTAAGATGGACCTTGGTGGTGGCATGTCTCTGAAAGGCATTCCAAATGATGTGGAAGTTGGTTTCCTTACCCTTCTGGAATCACTAAATTTGTGCAAGGTTGGTCAGTACCTGAAATGCCCAAAATGGCCTATATGGGTGGTGGGAAGTGAAAGTCACTACACTGTCCTTTTTGCTCTAAATCCCAACGTCCAAGAGGAGAATGAGCTGGAAGAGCGGGAATCCAAAATTAGGAGGGCATTTGATGCTCAAGATCAAAGTGGAGGTGGAGGCTTTATTAGCGTTGAGGGATTCCAACAAGTTCTCAGGGATACTGACATAAATTTTCCTCCTGATAAGCTTGAGGATCTCTGTAATGCGGGTATTATAGTATGGAGTGAATTCTGGCAGGCACTACTACAGTTGGATAAACGGGCTGGAGGCATGAAGGATCCAACTGGCCTTATGGGTAAGAAGCAATTCACTATGTACCACTTTAATGGAATCGCCAAGTCTGTGCTGAATGGGAATTCAAGCACAGGAGGCTCAAGTCCAATACAAAGACCCAGGATATGCAGGTTAAATGTCAGTGTCCCACCTAGGTGGAGTCAGGATGAATATCTAGCTGATGTAGTAAGCTCATCGACCAGCGGCAGCAAGGATGACAGTGTTCTTTCTCTTGCTCCACCTGTTCAGACTTCTCAGCATGCGCCGCTAGTGGACTGTATTAGAACTCGATGGCCCCGAGCAGTTTGCAACTGGGCTGGAGATGTTCCGAGTATTGTCTGA